From Eschrichtius robustus isolate mEscRob2 chromosome 7, mEscRob2.pri, whole genome shotgun sequence, a single genomic window includes:
- the MSMB gene encoding beta-microseminoprotein — protein MQYLQGLLLITMENALLGSLVVLATLATSCNAQCYIISNQNSTPNKCKDLNGVIHPLNSKWKTENCEECTCDQGGIYCCNTAAVPVDYDTNKCQIIFNKETCTYAVVEQEDPGKTCAVSGWVL, from the exons AATGCTCTTCTGGGTAGCCTCGTGGTTTTAGCCACCTTGGCGACTTCATGCAACGCCCAGTGCTATATCATATCTAATCAGAACTCTACACCTAATA AATGCAAGGATCTCAATGGAGTCATACACCCGCTGAACTCAAAGTGGAAGACTGAGAACTGTGAGGAGTGTACTTGTGACCAAGGTGGAATTTACTGTTGCAACAC TGCTGCTGTACCTGTGGATTATGACACAAACAAGTGCCAGATAATCTTCAACAAGGAGACCTGCACCTACGCAGTGGTGGAACAGGAGGACCCAGGAAAGACTTGTGCTGTCAGTGGATGGGTGTTATAA